Proteins encoded within one genomic window of Paramisgurnus dabryanus chromosome 13, PD_genome_1.1, whole genome shotgun sequence:
- the pbxip1b gene encoding pre-B-cell leukemia homeobox interacting protein 1b isoform X2 — protein sequence MSANSNSASGNSWTLLTPEVKAGVENVGSVTDGTKAEGDPACLTAPKASKEDDTDLVKNSTEGPLLKQCDSVEGHESEDPKQIHPPESQVKPSETEDQAELNAAEVHEDPTSVSGTVEDLSSWTPDHQEQGTSTDHSESQESPGTDVDSYSDSYTHISSTSGSSTHPASVYQGKGLSISEESHLKKTRTEDFKPDVKLSEAKENEGDSLRKRKITHVGSLDQGKADAEDDEEGEEEDFQMPQREEEKVFSLNKCIFAAVILLGLGTIFFSGVLMDSDDGDVDVKEFKDPANKEWLNPEVSSDTPVGYEPPDILSKQANDDQQILALQAQLEQHQGELKTVQRLAEEGEKERMKREELEKDYQLIKEELDRLPALQKELEQANERMKEESERAKKDLEALPSLHRELEHLRSKVSELTQSTVRAEPTHPVATSGMPSSGDIRNEAPIEPQDPKNVKYLDKKSAKKEKGGEKELKKNKGGKKDGKKINEREGDEEHAKEKKDWKKDKSNPEGGKAGKTKEWKDEKVWKKDKNRGDVKMGKENKDAFKEWDEKKGGKEQKKIKKGKHQGQDESRKDDKDWKDTGNKKVKEDKEKEWKRRGERKDWKTEKEWKKNDKQSDWKEEKKEWKEKDIGEEEKEWRNGKSKGKLNDKTEKKWKGREKEFHKGFTEKEIEENHWTGKKKEQSTDREWKIDEHKSEKKNKAYHHKYEKGHNEKVKRNKDDKERSNSEKHKHGQSDQTSSHRHNDQRQHNGGHHDYWSRQRQKIRHNSRKSKACNGVTECAHVEGLSPVNLHNFEILLQSYLKKIQTPEDQSSGKEELSKLVREFFTDGVFAHDLIPFSEFVEDVADILEDMADGEESDEEDSAEDDDDSDEEMEEFEREAMEMFALSEETGKKKSRKARG from the exons ATGTCTGCAAACAGCAACAGTGCCAGTGGCAACAGCTGGACTCTTCTTACCCCGGAGGTAAAG GCTGGAGTTGAGAATGTGGGTTCAGTAACTGATGGGACTAAGGCTGAGGGGGATCCAGCCTGTTTAACAGCACCTAAGGCCTCAAAAGAGGACGACACCGATCTGGTGAAAAACTCCACTGAAGGGCCATTGCTGAAACAATGTGATTCTGTTGAAGGCCATGAGTCAGAGGACCCAAAGCAAATTCATCCTCCAGAATCTCAG GTTAAACCTTCAGAGACAGAAGATCAAGCGGAACTAAATGCAGCAGAAGTTCATGAAGACCCCACCTCTGTCAGTGGCACTGTTGAGGACCTCAGCTCCTGGACCCCTGATCACCAGGAACAAGGTACCTCTACAGATCATTCAGAGAGCCAAGAATCTCCCGGCACTGATGTTGACTCGTACTCTGACTCGTACACGCATATAAGCTCCACCTCTGGATCAAGCACACATCCTGCTTCAGTTTATCAAGGAAAGGGATTATCTATATCAGAAGAATCTCATCTAAAGAAGACCAGAACAGAAG ATTTCAAGCCGGATGTAAAACTGTCTGAAGCAAAAGAGAACGAAGGAGATAGTTTACGGAAGAGAAAGATCACCCACGTGGGCTCTTTGGACCAGGGCAAGGCTGATGCAGAGGATGACGAAGAAGGGGAGGAGGAAGACTTTCAAATGCCACAAAGAGAGGAAGAAAAGGTCTTTTCTTTAAACAAGTGCATCTTCGCAGCTGTCATTCTGTTAGGTCTAGGAACTATTTTCTTCTCTG GTGTGCTCATGGACTCAGATGATG GTGATGTTGACGTTAAAGAGTTTAAAGATCCAGCAAATAAG GAGTGGTTGAATCCTGAAGTCTCCAGTGACACACCTGTTGGTTATGAGCCTCCAGATATTTTAAGCAAACAGGCAAATGATGATCAACAAATATTGGCATTGCAGGCACAGCTCGAG CAACATCAAGGTGAACTGAAAACAGTGCAGCGTCTGGCAGAGGAGGGAGAGAAAGAGCGTATGAAGAGAGAAGAGCTGGAGAAAGACTATCAGTTGATCAAAGAAGAGCTAGACAGACTTCCTGCTCTTCAGAAAGAGCTGGAGCAAGCGAACGAGAGAATGAAAGAAGAAAGTGAGAGAGCAAAGAAAGACCTGGAGGCTCTGCCATCACTGCACAGAGAGTTGGAGCATCTGAGAAGTAAAGTTTCAGAGCTTACACAGAGCACAG TGAGGGCAGAACCTACACATCCTGTTGCCACCTCTGGGATGCCCTCTAGTGGAGACATCAGGAATGAAGCACCCATAGAACCACAGGATCCAAAGAATGTGAAGTATTTGGACAAAAAAAGTGCGAAGAAAGAAAaagggggagaaaaagaattgAAGAAGAACAAAGGCGGAAAGAAAGATGGTAAGAAAATTAATGAGAGAGAGGGGGATGAAGAACATgctaaagaaaagaaagattggAAAAAAGATAAAAGCAACCCAGAAGGAGGAAAAGCAGGAAAGACCAAAGAGTGGAAAGATGAGAAAGTGtggaaaaaagacaaaaaccGAGGTGATGTTAAAATGGGAAAGGAAAATAAAGACGCCTTTAAAGAGTGGGATGAGAAAAAGGGAGGTAAAGAacagaaaaagataaaaaaggGTAAACATCAAGGACAGGACGAAAGTAGGAAAGATGATAAAGACTGGAAGGATACTGGGAACAAAAAAGTGAAAGAGGACAAAGAAAAGGAATGGAAACGGAGAGGAGAGAGGAAAGATTGGAAAACGGAAAAGGAATGGAAAAAGAATGACAAACAGAGTGACTGGAAAGAGGAAAAGAAAGAATGGAAGGAGAAAGATATAGGAGAAGAGGAAAAGGAGTGGAGAAATGGCAAAAGCAAGGGAAAATTGAATGATAAAACAGAGAAAAAATGGAAAGGAAGAGAAAAGGAATTTCACAAAGGGTTTACAGAAAAGGAAATTGAGGAAAATCATTGGACAGGAAAGAAGAAGGAGCAGTCAACAGATAGAGAGTGGAAAATAGATGAACATAAGAGTGAAAAAAAGAACAAGGCATACcaccataaatatgaaaaaGGTCACAATGAGAAGGTGAAACGAAACAAAGATGACAAGGAACGGAGCAACAGCGAGAAACACAAGCATGGACAGTCAGACCAGACGTCTTCTCATCGCCACAATGACCAGAGGCAACACAACGGAGGACACCATGATTACTGGTCCAGACAGAGGCAGAAGATCCGACACAATTCCAGAAAGAGTAAGGCATGCAACGGTGTGACAGAATGTGCTCATGTGGAGGGGCTTTCTCCTGTCAACCTGCACAACTTCGAGATCCTGCTCCAGAGCTACCTGAAGAAGATCCAGACTCCTGAGGACCAATCCTCGGGGAAAGAAGAGCTTAGTAAACTGGTGAGGGAGTTCTTCACAGACGGAGTGTTTGCGCATGATCTGATTCCCTTCAGCGAGTTTGTGGAAGATGTGGCAGATATTTTGGAGGACATGGCTGATGGAGAAGAAAGCGATGAAGAGGACAGCgcagaagatgatgatgattcTGACGAGGAGATGGAGGAATTTGAAAGGGAGGCGATGGAGATGTTTGCCCTTTCAGAGGAGACTGGGAAGAAAAAGAGCAGAAAAGCGAGAGGTTAA
- the pbxip1b gene encoding pre-B-cell leukemia homeobox interacting protein 1b isoform X1 gives MSANSNSASGNSWTLLTPEVKAGVENVGSVTDGTKAEGDPACLTAPKASKEDDTDLVKNSTEGPLLKQCDSVEGHESEDPKQIHPPESQVKPSETEDQAELNAAEVHEDPTSVSGTVEDLSSWTPDHQEQGTSTDHSESQESPGTDVDSYSDSYTHISSTSGSSTHPASVYQGKGLSISEESHLKKTRTEDFKPDVKLSEAKENEGDSLRKRKITHVGSLDQGKADAEDDEEGEEEDFQMPQREEEKVFSLNKCIFAAVILLGLGTIFFSGVLMDSDDEGDVDVKEFKDPANKEWLNPEVSSDTPVGYEPPDILSKQANDDQQILALQAQLEQHQGELKTVQRLAEEGEKERMKREELEKDYQLIKEELDRLPALQKELEQANERMKEESERAKKDLEALPSLHRELEHLRSKVSELTQSTVRAEPTHPVATSGMPSSGDIRNEAPIEPQDPKNVKYLDKKSAKKEKGGEKELKKNKGGKKDGKKINEREGDEEHAKEKKDWKKDKSNPEGGKAGKTKEWKDEKVWKKDKNRGDVKMGKENKDAFKEWDEKKGGKEQKKIKKGKHQGQDESRKDDKDWKDTGNKKVKEDKEKEWKRRGERKDWKTEKEWKKNDKQSDWKEEKKEWKEKDIGEEEKEWRNGKSKGKLNDKTEKKWKGREKEFHKGFTEKEIEENHWTGKKKEQSTDREWKIDEHKSEKKNKAYHHKYEKGHNEKVKRNKDDKERSNSEKHKHGQSDQTSSHRHNDQRQHNGGHHDYWSRQRQKIRHNSRKSKACNGVTECAHVEGLSPVNLHNFEILLQSYLKKIQTPEDQSSGKEELSKLVREFFTDGVFAHDLIPFSEFVEDVADILEDMADGEESDEEDSAEDDDDSDEEMEEFEREAMEMFALSEETGKKKSRKARG, from the exons ATGTCTGCAAACAGCAACAGTGCCAGTGGCAACAGCTGGACTCTTCTTACCCCGGAGGTAAAG GCTGGAGTTGAGAATGTGGGTTCAGTAACTGATGGGACTAAGGCTGAGGGGGATCCAGCCTGTTTAACAGCACCTAAGGCCTCAAAAGAGGACGACACCGATCTGGTGAAAAACTCCACTGAAGGGCCATTGCTGAAACAATGTGATTCTGTTGAAGGCCATGAGTCAGAGGACCCAAAGCAAATTCATCCTCCAGAATCTCAG GTTAAACCTTCAGAGACAGAAGATCAAGCGGAACTAAATGCAGCAGAAGTTCATGAAGACCCCACCTCTGTCAGTGGCACTGTTGAGGACCTCAGCTCCTGGACCCCTGATCACCAGGAACAAGGTACCTCTACAGATCATTCAGAGAGCCAAGAATCTCCCGGCACTGATGTTGACTCGTACTCTGACTCGTACACGCATATAAGCTCCACCTCTGGATCAAGCACACATCCTGCTTCAGTTTATCAAGGAAAGGGATTATCTATATCAGAAGAATCTCATCTAAAGAAGACCAGAACAGAAG ATTTCAAGCCGGATGTAAAACTGTCTGAAGCAAAAGAGAACGAAGGAGATAGTTTACGGAAGAGAAAGATCACCCACGTGGGCTCTTTGGACCAGGGCAAGGCTGATGCAGAGGATGACGAAGAAGGGGAGGAGGAAGACTTTCAAATGCCACAAAGAGAGGAAGAAAAGGTCTTTTCTTTAAACAAGTGCATCTTCGCAGCTGTCATTCTGTTAGGTCTAGGAACTATTTTCTTCTCTG GTGTGCTCATGGACTCAGATGATG AAGGTGATGTTGACGTTAAAGAGTTTAAAGATCCAGCAAATAAG GAGTGGTTGAATCCTGAAGTCTCCAGTGACACACCTGTTGGTTATGAGCCTCCAGATATTTTAAGCAAACAGGCAAATGATGATCAACAAATATTGGCATTGCAGGCACAGCTCGAG CAACATCAAGGTGAACTGAAAACAGTGCAGCGTCTGGCAGAGGAGGGAGAGAAAGAGCGTATGAAGAGAGAAGAGCTGGAGAAAGACTATCAGTTGATCAAAGAAGAGCTAGACAGACTTCCTGCTCTTCAGAAAGAGCTGGAGCAAGCGAACGAGAGAATGAAAGAAGAAAGTGAGAGAGCAAAGAAAGACCTGGAGGCTCTGCCATCACTGCACAGAGAGTTGGAGCATCTGAGAAGTAAAGTTTCAGAGCTTACACAGAGCACAG TGAGGGCAGAACCTACACATCCTGTTGCCACCTCTGGGATGCCCTCTAGTGGAGACATCAGGAATGAAGCACCCATAGAACCACAGGATCCAAAGAATGTGAAGTATTTGGACAAAAAAAGTGCGAAGAAAGAAAaagggggagaaaaagaattgAAGAAGAACAAAGGCGGAAAGAAAGATGGTAAGAAAATTAATGAGAGAGAGGGGGATGAAGAACATgctaaagaaaagaaagattggAAAAAAGATAAAAGCAACCCAGAAGGAGGAAAAGCAGGAAAGACCAAAGAGTGGAAAGATGAGAAAGTGtggaaaaaagacaaaaaccGAGGTGATGTTAAAATGGGAAAGGAAAATAAAGACGCCTTTAAAGAGTGGGATGAGAAAAAGGGAGGTAAAGAacagaaaaagataaaaaaggGTAAACATCAAGGACAGGACGAAAGTAGGAAAGATGATAAAGACTGGAAGGATACTGGGAACAAAAAAGTGAAAGAGGACAAAGAAAAGGAATGGAAACGGAGAGGAGAGAGGAAAGATTGGAAAACGGAAAAGGAATGGAAAAAGAATGACAAACAGAGTGACTGGAAAGAGGAAAAGAAAGAATGGAAGGAGAAAGATATAGGAGAAGAGGAAAAGGAGTGGAGAAATGGCAAAAGCAAGGGAAAATTGAATGATAAAACAGAGAAAAAATGGAAAGGAAGAGAAAAGGAATTTCACAAAGGGTTTACAGAAAAGGAAATTGAGGAAAATCATTGGACAGGAAAGAAGAAGGAGCAGTCAACAGATAGAGAGTGGAAAATAGATGAACATAAGAGTGAAAAAAAGAACAAGGCATACcaccataaatatgaaaaaGGTCACAATGAGAAGGTGAAACGAAACAAAGATGACAAGGAACGGAGCAACAGCGAGAAACACAAGCATGGACAGTCAGACCAGACGTCTTCTCATCGCCACAATGACCAGAGGCAACACAACGGAGGACACCATGATTACTGGTCCAGACAGAGGCAGAAGATCCGACACAATTCCAGAAAGAGTAAGGCATGCAACGGTGTGACAGAATGTGCTCATGTGGAGGGGCTTTCTCCTGTCAACCTGCACAACTTCGAGATCCTGCTCCAGAGCTACCTGAAGAAGATCCAGACTCCTGAGGACCAATCCTCGGGGAAAGAAGAGCTTAGTAAACTGGTGAGGGAGTTCTTCACAGACGGAGTGTTTGCGCATGATCTGATTCCCTTCAGCGAGTTTGTGGAAGATGTGGCAGATATTTTGGAGGACATGGCTGATGGAGAAGAAAGCGATGAAGAGGACAGCgcagaagatgatgatgattcTGACGAGGAGATGGAGGAATTTGAAAGGGAGGCGATGGAGATGTTTGCCCTTTCAGAGGAGACTGGGAAGAAAAAGAGCAGAAAAGCGAGAGGTTAA
- the pbxip1b gene encoding pre-B-cell leukemia homeobox interacting protein 1b isoform X3 has product MSANSNSASGNSWTLLTPEAGVENVGSVTDGTKAEGDPACLTAPKASKEDDTDLVKNSTEGPLLKQCDSVEGHESEDPKQIHPPESQVKPSETEDQAELNAAEVHEDPTSVSGTVEDLSSWTPDHQEQGTSTDHSESQESPGTDVDSYSDSYTHISSTSGSSTHPASVYQGKGLSISEESHLKKTRTEDFKPDVKLSEAKENEGDSLRKRKITHVGSLDQGKADAEDDEEGEEEDFQMPQREEEKVFSLNKCIFAAVILLGLGTIFFSGVLMDSDDEGDVDVKEFKDPANKEWLNPEVSSDTPVGYEPPDILSKQANDDQQILALQAQLEQHQGELKTVQRLAEEGEKERMKREELEKDYQLIKEELDRLPALQKELEQANERMKEESERAKKDLEALPSLHRELEHLRSKVSELTQSTVRAEPTHPVATSGMPSSGDIRNEAPIEPQDPKNVKYLDKKSAKKEKGGEKELKKNKGGKKDGKKINEREGDEEHAKEKKDWKKDKSNPEGGKAGKTKEWKDEKVWKKDKNRGDVKMGKENKDAFKEWDEKKGGKEQKKIKKGKHQGQDESRKDDKDWKDTGNKKVKEDKEKEWKRRGERKDWKTEKEWKKNDKQSDWKEEKKEWKEKDIGEEEKEWRNGKSKGKLNDKTEKKWKGREKEFHKGFTEKEIEENHWTGKKKEQSTDREWKIDEHKSEKKNKAYHHKYEKGHNEKVKRNKDDKERSNSEKHKHGQSDQTSSHRHNDQRQHNGGHHDYWSRQRQKIRHNSRKSKACNGVTECAHVEGLSPVNLHNFEILLQSYLKKIQTPEDQSSGKEELSKLVREFFTDGVFAHDLIPFSEFVEDVADILEDMADGEESDEEDSAEDDDDSDEEMEEFEREAMEMFALSEETGKKKSRKARG; this is encoded by the exons ATGTCTGCAAACAGCAACAGTGCCAGTGGCAACAGCTGGACTCTTCTTACCCCGGAG GCTGGAGTTGAGAATGTGGGTTCAGTAACTGATGGGACTAAGGCTGAGGGGGATCCAGCCTGTTTAACAGCACCTAAGGCCTCAAAAGAGGACGACACCGATCTGGTGAAAAACTCCACTGAAGGGCCATTGCTGAAACAATGTGATTCTGTTGAAGGCCATGAGTCAGAGGACCCAAAGCAAATTCATCCTCCAGAATCTCAG GTTAAACCTTCAGAGACAGAAGATCAAGCGGAACTAAATGCAGCAGAAGTTCATGAAGACCCCACCTCTGTCAGTGGCACTGTTGAGGACCTCAGCTCCTGGACCCCTGATCACCAGGAACAAGGTACCTCTACAGATCATTCAGAGAGCCAAGAATCTCCCGGCACTGATGTTGACTCGTACTCTGACTCGTACACGCATATAAGCTCCACCTCTGGATCAAGCACACATCCTGCTTCAGTTTATCAAGGAAAGGGATTATCTATATCAGAAGAATCTCATCTAAAGAAGACCAGAACAGAAG ATTTCAAGCCGGATGTAAAACTGTCTGAAGCAAAAGAGAACGAAGGAGATAGTTTACGGAAGAGAAAGATCACCCACGTGGGCTCTTTGGACCAGGGCAAGGCTGATGCAGAGGATGACGAAGAAGGGGAGGAGGAAGACTTTCAAATGCCACAAAGAGAGGAAGAAAAGGTCTTTTCTTTAAACAAGTGCATCTTCGCAGCTGTCATTCTGTTAGGTCTAGGAACTATTTTCTTCTCTG GTGTGCTCATGGACTCAGATGATG AAGGTGATGTTGACGTTAAAGAGTTTAAAGATCCAGCAAATAAG GAGTGGTTGAATCCTGAAGTCTCCAGTGACACACCTGTTGGTTATGAGCCTCCAGATATTTTAAGCAAACAGGCAAATGATGATCAACAAATATTGGCATTGCAGGCACAGCTCGAG CAACATCAAGGTGAACTGAAAACAGTGCAGCGTCTGGCAGAGGAGGGAGAGAAAGAGCGTATGAAGAGAGAAGAGCTGGAGAAAGACTATCAGTTGATCAAAGAAGAGCTAGACAGACTTCCTGCTCTTCAGAAAGAGCTGGAGCAAGCGAACGAGAGAATGAAAGAAGAAAGTGAGAGAGCAAAGAAAGACCTGGAGGCTCTGCCATCACTGCACAGAGAGTTGGAGCATCTGAGAAGTAAAGTTTCAGAGCTTACACAGAGCACAG TGAGGGCAGAACCTACACATCCTGTTGCCACCTCTGGGATGCCCTCTAGTGGAGACATCAGGAATGAAGCACCCATAGAACCACAGGATCCAAAGAATGTGAAGTATTTGGACAAAAAAAGTGCGAAGAAAGAAAaagggggagaaaaagaattgAAGAAGAACAAAGGCGGAAAGAAAGATGGTAAGAAAATTAATGAGAGAGAGGGGGATGAAGAACATgctaaagaaaagaaagattggAAAAAAGATAAAAGCAACCCAGAAGGAGGAAAAGCAGGAAAGACCAAAGAGTGGAAAGATGAGAAAGTGtggaaaaaagacaaaaaccGAGGTGATGTTAAAATGGGAAAGGAAAATAAAGACGCCTTTAAAGAGTGGGATGAGAAAAAGGGAGGTAAAGAacagaaaaagataaaaaaggGTAAACATCAAGGACAGGACGAAAGTAGGAAAGATGATAAAGACTGGAAGGATACTGGGAACAAAAAAGTGAAAGAGGACAAAGAAAAGGAATGGAAACGGAGAGGAGAGAGGAAAGATTGGAAAACGGAAAAGGAATGGAAAAAGAATGACAAACAGAGTGACTGGAAAGAGGAAAAGAAAGAATGGAAGGAGAAAGATATAGGAGAAGAGGAAAAGGAGTGGAGAAATGGCAAAAGCAAGGGAAAATTGAATGATAAAACAGAGAAAAAATGGAAAGGAAGAGAAAAGGAATTTCACAAAGGGTTTACAGAAAAGGAAATTGAGGAAAATCATTGGACAGGAAAGAAGAAGGAGCAGTCAACAGATAGAGAGTGGAAAATAGATGAACATAAGAGTGAAAAAAAGAACAAGGCATACcaccataaatatgaaaaaGGTCACAATGAGAAGGTGAAACGAAACAAAGATGACAAGGAACGGAGCAACAGCGAGAAACACAAGCATGGACAGTCAGACCAGACGTCTTCTCATCGCCACAATGACCAGAGGCAACACAACGGAGGACACCATGATTACTGGTCCAGACAGAGGCAGAAGATCCGACACAATTCCAGAAAGAGTAAGGCATGCAACGGTGTGACAGAATGTGCTCATGTGGAGGGGCTTTCTCCTGTCAACCTGCACAACTTCGAGATCCTGCTCCAGAGCTACCTGAAGAAGATCCAGACTCCTGAGGACCAATCCTCGGGGAAAGAAGAGCTTAGTAAACTGGTGAGGGAGTTCTTCACAGACGGAGTGTTTGCGCATGATCTGATTCCCTTCAGCGAGTTTGTGGAAGATGTGGCAGATATTTTGGAGGACATGGCTGATGGAGAAGAAAGCGATGAAGAGGACAGCgcagaagatgatgatgattcTGACGAGGAGATGGAGGAATTTGAAAGGGAGGCGATGGAGATGTTTGCCCTTTCAGAGGAGACTGGGAAGAAAAAGAGCAGAAAAGCGAGAGGTTAA
- the pbxip1b gene encoding pre-B-cell leukemia homeobox interacting protein 1b isoform X4 has protein sequence MSANSNSASGNSWTLLTPEVKAGVENVGSVTDGTKAEGDPACLTAPKASKEDDTDLVKNSTEGPLLKQCDSVEGHESEDPKQIHPPESQVKPSETEDQAELNAAEVHEDPTSVSGTVEDLSSWTPDHQEQGTSTDHSESQESPGTDVDSYSDSYTHISSTSGSSTHPASVYQGKGLSISEESHLKKTRTEDFKPDVKLSEAKENEGDSLRKRKITHVGSLDQGKADAEDDEEGEEEDFQMPQREEEKVFSLNKCIFAAVILLGLGTIFFSEGDVDVKEFKDPANKEWLNPEVSSDTPVGYEPPDILSKQANDDQQILALQAQLEQHQGELKTVQRLAEEGEKERMKREELEKDYQLIKEELDRLPALQKELEQANERMKEESERAKKDLEALPSLHRELEHLRSKVSELTQSTVRAEPTHPVATSGMPSSGDIRNEAPIEPQDPKNVKYLDKKSAKKEKGGEKELKKNKGGKKDGKKINEREGDEEHAKEKKDWKKDKSNPEGGKAGKTKEWKDEKVWKKDKNRGDVKMGKENKDAFKEWDEKKGGKEQKKIKKGKHQGQDESRKDDKDWKDTGNKKVKEDKEKEWKRRGERKDWKTEKEWKKNDKQSDWKEEKKEWKEKDIGEEEKEWRNGKSKGKLNDKTEKKWKGREKEFHKGFTEKEIEENHWTGKKKEQSTDREWKIDEHKSEKKNKAYHHKYEKGHNEKVKRNKDDKERSNSEKHKHGQSDQTSSHRHNDQRQHNGGHHDYWSRQRQKIRHNSRKSKACNGVTECAHVEGLSPVNLHNFEILLQSYLKKIQTPEDQSSGKEELSKLVREFFTDGVFAHDLIPFSEFVEDVADILEDMADGEESDEEDSAEDDDDSDEEMEEFEREAMEMFALSEETGKKKSRKARG, from the exons ATGTCTGCAAACAGCAACAGTGCCAGTGGCAACAGCTGGACTCTTCTTACCCCGGAGGTAAAG GCTGGAGTTGAGAATGTGGGTTCAGTAACTGATGGGACTAAGGCTGAGGGGGATCCAGCCTGTTTAACAGCACCTAAGGCCTCAAAAGAGGACGACACCGATCTGGTGAAAAACTCCACTGAAGGGCCATTGCTGAAACAATGTGATTCTGTTGAAGGCCATGAGTCAGAGGACCCAAAGCAAATTCATCCTCCAGAATCTCAG GTTAAACCTTCAGAGACAGAAGATCAAGCGGAACTAAATGCAGCAGAAGTTCATGAAGACCCCACCTCTGTCAGTGGCACTGTTGAGGACCTCAGCTCCTGGACCCCTGATCACCAGGAACAAGGTACCTCTACAGATCATTCAGAGAGCCAAGAATCTCCCGGCACTGATGTTGACTCGTACTCTGACTCGTACACGCATATAAGCTCCACCTCTGGATCAAGCACACATCCTGCTTCAGTTTATCAAGGAAAGGGATTATCTATATCAGAAGAATCTCATCTAAAGAAGACCAGAACAGAAG ATTTCAAGCCGGATGTAAAACTGTCTGAAGCAAAAGAGAACGAAGGAGATAGTTTACGGAAGAGAAAGATCACCCACGTGGGCTCTTTGGACCAGGGCAAGGCTGATGCAGAGGATGACGAAGAAGGGGAGGAGGAAGACTTTCAAATGCCACAAAGAGAGGAAGAAAAGGTCTTTTCTTTAAACAAGTGCATCTTCGCAGCTGTCATTCTGTTAGGTCTAGGAACTATTTTCTTCTCTG AAGGTGATGTTGACGTTAAAGAGTTTAAAGATCCAGCAAATAAG GAGTGGTTGAATCCTGAAGTCTCCAGTGACACACCTGTTGGTTATGAGCCTCCAGATATTTTAAGCAAACAGGCAAATGATGATCAACAAATATTGGCATTGCAGGCACAGCTCGAG CAACATCAAGGTGAACTGAAAACAGTGCAGCGTCTGGCAGAGGAGGGAGAGAAAGAGCGTATGAAGAGAGAAGAGCTGGAGAAAGACTATCAGTTGATCAAAGAAGAGCTAGACAGACTTCCTGCTCTTCAGAAAGAGCTGGAGCAAGCGAACGAGAGAATGAAAGAAGAAAGTGAGAGAGCAAAGAAAGACCTGGAGGCTCTGCCATCACTGCACAGAGAGTTGGAGCATCTGAGAAGTAAAGTTTCAGAGCTTACACAGAGCACAG TGAGGGCAGAACCTACACATCCTGTTGCCACCTCTGGGATGCCCTCTAGTGGAGACATCAGGAATGAAGCACCCATAGAACCACAGGATCCAAAGAATGTGAAGTATTTGGACAAAAAAAGTGCGAAGAAAGAAAaagggggagaaaaagaattgAAGAAGAACAAAGGCGGAAAGAAAGATGGTAAGAAAATTAATGAGAGAGAGGGGGATGAAGAACATgctaaagaaaagaaagattggAAAAAAGATAAAAGCAACCCAGAAGGAGGAAAAGCAGGAAAGACCAAAGAGTGGAAAGATGAGAAAGTGtggaaaaaagacaaaaaccGAGGTGATGTTAAAATGGGAAAGGAAAATAAAGACGCCTTTAAAGAGTGGGATGAGAAAAAGGGAGGTAAAGAacagaaaaagataaaaaaggGTAAACATCAAGGACAGGACGAAAGTAGGAAAGATGATAAAGACTGGAAGGATACTGGGAACAAAAAAGTGAAAGAGGACAAAGAAAAGGAATGGAAACGGAGAGGAGAGAGGAAAGATTGGAAAACGGAAAAGGAATGGAAAAAGAATGACAAACAGAGTGACTGGAAAGAGGAAAAGAAAGAATGGAAGGAGAAAGATATAGGAGAAGAGGAAAAGGAGTGGAGAAATGGCAAAAGCAAGGGAAAATTGAATGATAAAACAGAGAAAAAATGGAAAGGAAGAGAAAAGGAATTTCACAAAGGGTTTACAGAAAAGGAAATTGAGGAAAATCATTGGACAGGAAAGAAGAAGGAGCAGTCAACAGATAGAGAGTGGAAAATAGATGAACATAAGAGTGAAAAAAAGAACAAGGCATACcaccataaatatgaaaaaGGTCACAATGAGAAGGTGAAACGAAACAAAGATGACAAGGAACGGAGCAACAGCGAGAAACACAAGCATGGACAGTCAGACCAGACGTCTTCTCATCGCCACAATGACCAGAGGCAACACAACGGAGGACACCATGATTACTGGTCCAGACAGAGGCAGAAGATCCGACACAATTCCAGAAAGAGTAAGGCATGCAACGGTGTGACAGAATGTGCTCATGTGGAGGGGCTTTCTCCTGTCAACCTGCACAACTTCGAGATCCTGCTCCAGAGCTACCTGAAGAAGATCCAGACTCCTGAGGACCAATCCTCGGGGAAAGAAGAGCTTAGTAAACTGGTGAGGGAGTTCTTCACAGACGGAGTGTTTGCGCATGATCTGATTCCCTTCAGCGAGTTTGTGGAAGATGTGGCAGATATTTTGGAGGACATGGCTGATGGAGAAGAAAGCGATGAAGAGGACAGCgcagaagatgatgatgattcTGACGAGGAGATGGAGGAATTTGAAAGGGAGGCGATGGAGATGTTTGCCCTTTCAGAGGAGACTGGGAAGAAAAAGAGCAGAAAAGCGAGAGGTTAA